tatcattattataattttaacttctactaataacaaatataagtattattgcattaatttaaaagttttgtaATACAAATgctgtaaacaaattttataaaataccataaattataaaaatttacaaatctaaaataatagttattatttaaatattatgagcccaaaacaaataaattttcgttaataacataactgaagaaaaattaacataaaaatgaactaattgaactaacttacatttgcggagtgcgaaaaaaaataatgttattgggtaaatgtctcacatttaaatatacttttattaaattaattaaaattcacatatttaagaatgacgcatcatctcgagatctatcaatttaaaatgaagagtaataagagataatagaactaaaagaaataaactttcaataaattagttaaaaacatatcataggcctacaaatattgaaccaaAACGTCTATTatggacctattatttaaatgatctagagatgttttTATTCTGTTATATttacggggcgtttggttggaaggaaggaattagggaggaaaggaattgtaattcggtgggaaAGAATAAGGTGAGAATTTATACTTTCTATgtatgaaaacaaaatcctcactttaagcttcccacccaaaacactcctacaatatttaggatgtgATTATTTCCTAGTTTCCTATTcattgtacaattctacattacaattcctattgtatcacaattctacattacaattcctatcatactacaattctatcgtaataagactactatatataaaaacaaaatcctcactttaagcttcccttagtaaacagtcctacaatatttaggatgcgattatttcctattttcctattcgttgtacaactctacattacaattcttattgtatcacaattctacattacaattcctatcatactacaattctatcgtaacaagatacaaccttatataaatccctaatcctatattgtgaactttaaaaaagaaacccataacgcagtgcaattattccagacctctccactttcaaatctgcaaattctgttgctGCGGTCAAGATactgttttatttaatattgctcaattatatattgttttatttaataggaataaaatcatggtcatgtttggtcatattgctttattttgtatttattgttatgcattttttatgttgttcgtatgctgctttttttttttttttgagtttttttagctttttgcttggttttttaaatttcataatcttccttagggaacttgcatccatttacaaacacatgttcaaattcaaagattttggaTTGTTAAAGGCTccggaggagtggatagcaatcagctaattagtaaatttttcttaaaattttgttctagaTGTGTTCTATActacacaaactaatattattgattaattggtaaaaaaattaataaagtttaattggtaacaaaattttatttaccaacttatgagaataattaagccattataattgtgagaataatgaaaacaaattcggcctgattttataagaaaaaataatttattaattattatttacaccaataataataataattcaaatacttatctatactactattaataaatataaaataatcctttcTGAAATTCCCGCcaaaacaatagtaaagataaaatggaaaagaaaactgattttagtaattgattgaaaatataaaaagattctaatgaaaaaagaaatggaaattaggcaaattggaaaggaaaaggacattactaattgcctgaaaagtatttttaaaaaacttttaaaaaatttaattacattttccttttgaaaactttaaattatttaaacttttaaaaaaattaattaaacatgggttgttagattatttataataattacaattaattcattcaaatatcgaggaggaagaaaaaactaaatgcgatatagtgaacataaatatacttaagttataaaagtataattacacatatattagtgtaattgactattaataattacctaataattattatgataattaaactaaacattggtcgtcgttaaatttatttttataataattataattaaattatttctaatttttcccatatttattttagtaataatataattacataagtcatattacctattgatctttttaagataattgtagacaaacaagtcatatattattcaattaattgagtaatacttttgcactaatcttataatcaaataaatctacatgttcaatattaaattttttttataattttgtctttatttttattatctaaatatataataaaaaatttatttgtgtatcgcacgggtaattggacaattatttgctctagtTCAAGTAagaaaaacatcagaaaacataatcggtccaacaaatttcatcaattgcgctatataatatttgatgttataatttatataattgtatatcgatccaaatattcttaaaatgttatagcaaatccattccgtgcaatgcacagacgaaaatactagtaaagtataaattcaaattacaatgtttggtaTGCATAAATACTATTatagggaattgaaagggaataagtgatACAATGACTGAAATGtccttatgtaataataataataataataataataataataataataataataataataataataatagtaatgatgatgacgatgattaaaaaggaaaaaaagacaAAGAGTATTCTTGgacaattcattgaattgcaattccattacAGGCAAATTACAACCCACCAAACACCCTCTTatgggttggaaaatatttagaaacaaaactaaatggtttttagacatctattactatttatgataacaaacaaaagtttaaggtaaaaacttgtgtgtgacaGTCTCATggtctcaattcgtgagacgggtcggatctttaTTTAACGATGCCAAAGAtctgacccattaatcaaagatccaacCCGTCTTTCGGATTGAGACATGTAAGACGGTCTCGCAGAAATATTACTTAAAGtgtaaaatatcaccaaagtagattCTGAAATAAAACtcagatatcaatgtaaaaattttataacaagaatgctttttcatgcaaggaaaaaaattatataatatttatcaatatctatataataaaaaatattatcaatttctcattttatccatttatgtagacatatattatatttatagtattttgtacaatatgaaaatatatacacattttttatagaattgtgcTTACTGGcgtaattatacacgttaattactacaatgattacttattaaaaaattattctaaaatatatctaaactcatactcttaattaaaaatttaaaaatattttaaaatttgtctaaatatgtaatatagttagggactacattaatccatataaatttaaaaaataaattcttttaatttgtaaatgtaattttcttaattataattaacaaaatataaaatataattaaaaaaattataaaattaacaaaatgcgtattcataaatatttatattttttttaaaaatgcatacatacatttacttatgcaatatattaatcgtacaaaattaaaatgctattttttaatttctaaatttaattattttaattataatatatcaatataaattataattatagaaattatattatagaatttgcatatatacatattaataaatattatttgtaaatacgctgtattacacaattatataagaaaatgcgtctgattagagtttaaaattacatataaaaaatttaaaatttacattttttaatttctaagtataattttcttagttattattcacattgttagaattataatatatatgaaatacgattaggaataattcaatttaattatgtaaattttttctataaatttatataaatatgtacatgattagggattatattaatcatacaaaattttaattttgtatgctttgataatagatacttgaccaaatatatgaaaattcaactgtattattatattgtacattttaatatatttatattttaattttttttatttaaattcataataacaaaaatttttccGTGCACCACACAGGCAAAACAgtagttattaattaatattaacaaaagtttgagcgggaaaatttgggaggaggattttacttttatatataggccctgtttggtaaatggctgttagctgattaggttggctgtttgggttagaatgtatgatttgttgataatattggctgattgtagaaagttgtttgataaattagctgttagctgatagctgtttggtataatttcttttctcaaaaagctaattgaaaaggctgctttgagtagccttttgaattttagcattttgttgttacaaaaagcttattatttaccaactaatagtggtcaaataagtcaaaattggctgataagcttattatttaccaaacagagccatagtatagattattatcaaaatttgggagaaggattttacttttatatatagtatagaagtatagattattatCTAATCAATTTGATGGATTGGTGATTGGAAGTTAgaagtttatatttttaatcaaatttatttttataagatAAAGATTGGAGGTTACATGTgttacataattttaaattatcctaattattattatatttaattatgattgGATGAGGATGAGTGGAtgccttcttctccttctttttcTCCTCTCATGGCCAAATTCCAcaccaaagaaaaaaatcattttctccttcttcttctttacaTTGCCTTTCTCCACAAGGATAAGGTGGCGGGTATAATTAAAAGTTAGAACACAATATTTTTATCTAGAGCAGGGAGAAAGATCCTACTGAAAAATGTTATCCAAGCAATCCCAACTTATGCCATGAGTGTTTTCCTCTTACCTCTTGAAACCAGTAGGGAATAGGGATATTGAAAGGACTATGAAGGCTTATTGGTCGTTTATATATGAGTGTCGCCTTGGTTTTGCACTATTGCCTTGGCCTCACACCccacctttaaaaaaaaaaaaaaaaaaaaaaaaagtttgttgcATTGTAATATATAAGCGCACCTTACCATGTAAAGAAACTTGagtgcacttttttttttttttttttaaaaacaacttGAGTGCACTCTTAAACTTGTTCCAATGCACAAAAAACATTCGTAAAAATATtatgatatgtttttttttttccttcatattttcAACTTTATCCATCAAATCATCCCaaataaacaaatcaaatcagtccatatttttttacaagacttgttcacacacacacacatatatatatatatatatataaatattcattgtATGTAAAAAGATTATATGGTACAAGCAGCTCTAGCTTATAAAGCTGACATGAATCTATATAATTAATGGTAACCAGAGTCATACAAAAATATAGAGTACAATTTctataagtataattatttatacGTATTAGGTaccatttcattttttattcataTGATATTTCATACAACTTAAAAAATATAGATAGTTATATCTGATGTGGTGCAAAAGTCAATAGCgttgataatatttttaaaaatataaatagacATTTATTTTGATGATGAATATAATGGTAAATTTAATTAAGATGCACGAAAGTAAATGGATATGAGAGAAAATTTTGAATGTACCTAGTAATGGAATGAACTGAGCTGTGGCTGGGAAGATGGAGAGGGAAAGGGCGAAGAGAATTGGGAGAAGGAATTCCATGGCGTAGGCTCTCATCTATggaacaacaaattaaaatgaatacAATATACGCATTTATAATAAGCATTGAGGAAGTGGaatattaatattctttttgtcTCTATATTTCCACAGAAAAATAAGTTGGATTTCCCATTCAGGATTTGAGATACTCGCCCTGCCACTACACTGGACTTTCTTCCTCAGCTCCCAAAAACACATCATGTTAAAAATTCATGACGTCATGATTGTAGAGTGGAGGCTATGTTTATGAGAGGCAAATTAAAGAGTCTTCCCATCTACTAAACACCAAGCAAGAAAAAACAAGAAACCCAAGTTATCATTCAACACACTTCAACCTTAAGAAGAACCAAATTCTGAAGACCACTTTTCATGCTTCTCAATGTCAGCTGCAGAAACACTTGGTTGGACTTTCTTCAGTGCTTCCACGAAGTCACACATTTCCACCGGATCCTTTGAAATCTCGTCCTTCGCCATGTTCTTTATCTCGTCTCTTGTCTTCCCGGCTATCTTCCGCCTCATCCCATTCAAAGACGCATCTCTGCACACGTTTGTCAAGTCGTCCCCGCTGTATCCCTCAGTTCTTCGAGCCACTTCATCAATATCCACATCGGCCGCTACctgatacatacatacatatatcattGCCACTTTTGTTACAGCACGCAAACTACATTATCATCTCATCAAATAACCAAGCACTTTATTCTACCTCCACAGTTTTCAAATTGATCCGTATCAGCTCCTTGCGGCTTTCAAAATTTGGAAGGGGGATGTATATACGCTTTTCTAGTCGTCTCCTGGATTTCTCATGAACACAATCACGTTAAGGAGACTGAGACTGTACCATACATTATCTCTAAAACctataacaaaatttataataaagtaGCTAGAGCTTGACCTCAATGCTTCATCTATATCCCAAGGGAAATTTGTAGCTGCCAAAACCATCACTATTTTTCGAGTTCCGTCCTCATTAGTGGAAGTATTGTTTACACCATCTACTTGAACAAGTAGTTCAGACTTCACCCTTCGGGATGATTCATGCTCTCCTGAAGCCCTGAAAAAGTAATAACACTTAATTGTATTTTCAATCTCAAAACATtgcataaaacaaaaaatttccaAGCAAAAGTAAATGAGGATTCCAATTCTATATGACCATGCACATATTCAAGTCATAGATAGCATGAAGTACACGTCAATTCAACACATAAAGGCCGGGGTGGTTGACCTTAtctcataataatatatataggatAGGATAACAGCAATAAATGATATCCAAGCAGTCTGCAGCCAACAAACAAGCTGACAATATACTAATGTTATCATGAGGCTACCAGAAAATTGCATGGTCTACTAGTAAGCTGTTATATATGTGACTCAGAAAATCAGGAGATTGATAAACTGATTCTAAAATATCTTTGCTATTTCAAttgatttatttcctttatAGATATCAAATAATTGTGGTAAGGAGCCTTGATGATTCTCCTTTCCTTTTTAGGTTTTATTTAGTCTTTGTAACCCTTCTATATAAAGGGGATTCTCATTCTAATAAAAGGGACAACCAAGAAGGTAAGATAAAATAAGAGGTAGGCAAAGTCTCAAAACACTCCCAGTACCTAGTTCCCAAAATTAAAGTCAGGTTTTGTCTTTCCACCTTTGTTCCTTTAATTCATCTTTCAATCTAGGCAACCCGCAAACAACCTCCAATAACCCTAATTGCTCTGTGATGTGTGCGTTCACTTACATTTTTGGACAACATGCATGTGCCACAGGGCAATTAGGGTTATGGGAGGTTGTTTGCGGGTTGCCTACGTTGGGAGATGAAATTAAAGGAACAAGGGCGGAAAGGCACAACCTGACTTTAATTAGGGAACAAGATAGTGGATATGGGAATGTTTTGAGAGTTTTCCCACCTCTAATTTTATCTTAACTTCTTACTTGTCCCTTTTATTAGAATGAGAATCCCCTTTATATAGGAGGGTTACAAAGACTAAATAAAACCTAAAAAGGAAAGGAGAATCATTAAGGCTCCTTACCACAATTATTCGATATCTataaaggaaataaatcaaTTCAAATAACAAcgatattttaaaatcaattaatcaatCTCCTGATTTTCTAAATCATTACATAAGCTTATATTATGTCCCAAGAATAAAAAGATACATACCCTCTAGCATTGCAAAGtgaatcaatttcatcaatgaATATTGTACTGGGTGCATAAGCACGAGCTAGGTCAAACAAGCACCGAACCATACGTTCACTTTCGCCACGCCATTTTGAAGCCAACGTAGCAGAAGAAACATTGAAAAATGTTGTCCCACACTCAGTAGCAACAGCTTTGGCCAAAAGAGTCTTCCCAGTACCAGGAGGACCAAACATAAGAACACCTTTCCATGGTCTCCGGATTCCCTGTTAAGGAATGTGTCACGTTAGTTTTCCTTAGGACTCCATACACATGTGAATGCACTTTAATGAGGCATTAAGTTTGGGGAAATGTATATATGCACATCCTCAATTCAAGTGAGAATTGCTATAGGTTTCAATTAAGGACTCGAGTATTTAAAGTCTCTATTTTGAGCATTTCATTTCtacattttcatccattaaTGTCACTTAGATTAAGCAAGCaaatttataagtttttatACTCTTATCTTCCTTTAATACCTGGAAATACCTGGAAATATTCAGGCATCCATAACGGGAGAACCACTGCCTCCTCCAAAAGTCTTTTTGCCTCACTTAACCCTGCAACATCATCCCATCTCACACCAGGGCTCGAATCCAAGACATCTCTCTCAAGCATAGCTGCCAAGTCTGCATCAGGACCTTCATATTCCACTTTTTTAGCCTTCCCATCTTCACTGTCACCATTCTGTAATTGCAAAAAAGTCTAAGAGCACCTCATAGAAGAGCATATACTATGTCATTTTAACTGTCACATTTTTAGGAGAACCCATGACTAGCCGGCCAGAATATAACTGATAATGCAAATAAATCAACAGAAACAAAGAAAGTCACAATTGCGAAATTAGTTTATTTCTTGAGGCCTTTCAGACAGTTACCTAAGatctttcattttaaaaaataataatgataacaatagagagagagagagagagagagagagagagagagagagattgacGCCCATGCAAACTGTTGGCAAGTAATGGTTAAAATTTACTGAAGTGAAATTTCAAATTAACTTACCACTGAGTCCACTTTTGCAGACTTTCCATTCCCTTTCTTTCCTGTAGTTGATGCTCGAACCCCAGAGTTAGCCTTAATAGAACCACCAGTTTTTCCCCCCCGGCCAGATGTTCCTGTTTTGGTAGAACTGCGTGCCCAAGCTCCATCTTGAGGGGACTTTCTCATGCCAACTTGACCTGCTCTTGCAGATCTCCTAGTTGTGGTGTCTCGACTTGGTGGTGGTCTCCAAACATCAGGATCATCCATTGGACCAGATGAAGTTGGATATTCATCCAGTGGTTGGAAGACAAAGGATGATGACTTGGTTGAAATCGGAGGTGAAAATGGGCGCCTACCAACATGAACCTCTTTGAAAGACCTCTTCTCTGCATCAAGCTGTTTTACTACTTCTGTCTCTTCGGATATTGCTTTCTTTACATTCATCCACTTTGAACGAAGCAAAGGGTCATCAACTGTGCTTACATGCCTAGAGATCAAGCATAACAAGGCATTTATTTTAGACCGAGACCTccaatcaaataaatcaaacatCAAATCCTATATAACTTTGCTCTCAAATTCTGCTAAATGGGAAGAAAACAGCATTGGGCAGTAATAAAATCAAAGCTTGTTTCTATCACATTAATCAAAAAGCCTCTACTACACATCACACAACTCATAGCTCTTAGCTTATATAATGCCTATATCATATAAAAGATAAAGGCAGATAAAGCATTTACACTTGTGTTCTCAATTAAAACAATATGCTCTTTTCTTAATTAGCATGTATCCCCAGAAGTTCCAAGAGGTCTAAGACCATCTCCAACCATCTACACCAAATTCTACACCAAAAGGAATATTCTCAGCATATTcttacaccaaatttttttCATCTCCAACCCATTACACCAAATTCTACACCAAAGGAGGTAACCATATGCACCTCACTGCACTTAACACATCTAACCAGTATGATTCTCTTTCAGTAATAAACTGTGGAGTTCAAATTTGGGATTCCTCTATATTCTGCTTAAAACACCATTCAAGCAGATCAAGTTTCCAGTTGCATacagaacccaaaaaaaaaaaccctcaatTTGTAGATAAATTGCATATGTAACCAACCACACCGTGAATACTCAATTTGAAAACAAAGAATTAGCACTGAAGTTGAAATTAGCGAAGAAATGAGAACATACTTATTGATCTGAGCAACAGCACCATCGAAGAAGATAATGGCAGTATCATAAAGGCCTTCAATTGCGTATTCTCTAGCCAACTTCAAATGATCCTGTAATCCAGCTAATGAAGTGCCCCCCATTTGAATTTGAAGCTACAACTCCATAGATCTCAACAAATTACGAGGGTTTCTTCGAATGGAAAGAAAAGAAAGCTTACGAAGCTCAGTAGGTCAGACAAGTAGAGAAGAAATGAATATTCCTCCGCCTCCGCCCTCCGGTGATGAAACCAGAAGAGCTTCTCCCTCTTTAAGAATGTATGTGGAGGTTAAAATACGGTGACGTTTTAAGCGTCGGGACCGGAGAATTAGAAAGGTGGCTACTGGACAGAGATGATGAGTGATGTGAGATTACGGGATTGCCCTTATGAGTTTTCAGATCTACCCGTTTTCGGTTTTATACAAAAAGGATTACATTAATGGACCCGTTATAGCGTAAACCGTAAACATGTGACCCCATCTTCGTATGTCGCAACGGCTTGTTTTGTGGTTCACTCATTCTTAgtagagttaattctagcaatGGTCTTTCgactatgttaattttttaaaattaatccccgatttttaatttggacaaattaggtctcttgactttcaaatttttttcgATGTTGATCCTTTCgttaaa
This region of Ipomoea triloba cultivar NCNSP0323 chromosome 15, ASM357664v1 genomic DNA includes:
- the LOC116007096 gene encoding katanin p60 ATPase-containing subunit A1-like, with translation MGGTSLAGLQDHLKLAREYAIEGLYDTAIIFFDGAVAQINKHVSTVDDPLLRSKWMNVKKAISEETEVVKQLDAEKRSFKEVHVGRRPFSPPISTKSSSFVFQPLDEYPTSSGPMDDPDVWRPPPSRDTTTRRSARAGQVGMRKSPQDGAWARSSTKTGTSGRGGKTGGSIKANSGVRASTTGKKGNGKSAKVDSVNGDSEDGKAKKVEYEGPDADLAAMLERDVLDSSPGVRWDDVAGLSEAKRLLEEAVVLPLWMPEYFQGIRRPWKGVLMFGPPGTGKTLLAKAVATECGTTFFNVSSATLASKWRGESERMVRCLFDLARAYAPSTIFIDEIDSLCNARGASGEHESSRRVKSELLVQVDGVNNTSTNEDGTRKIVMVLAATNFPWDIDEALRRRLEKRIYIPLPNFESRKELIRINLKTVEVAADVDIDEVARRTEGYSGDDLTNVCRDASLNGMRRKIAGKTRDEIKNMAKDEISKDPVEMCDFVEALKKVQPSVSAADIEKHEKWSSEFGSS